From a single Hippopotamus amphibius kiboko isolate mHipAmp2 chromosome X, mHipAmp2.hap2, whole genome shotgun sequence genomic region:
- the LOC130841566 gene encoding melanoma-associated antigen B10-like, with protein MPRGRKSKLRAREKRRQARDEPEDLVGAQAKVGVGEEFPPSSPPCCKAISQSSLIVWSCCNPQGLHRATAFANTEAIFRDHLAEKVVTLVYYLLYKYRMKEPITKADMLTNVIQMYRSHFLEILKRASEHLEVVFGLDLKEVDPFRHIYVLVNKLDLSYNSNLGDKRGIPKTGLLMAILGVIFTKGYCATEEQVWQIMNVMGLYKGRKHFIFGEPRKLITKDLVQEGYLEYRQVANSNPPRYEFLWGPKAHAETTKMKVLEFVAKIHYTVPTAFPVWYAEALRDKEERARARAAARARTAALASVRSEAIASSNSRPIASNWAEPPHQ; from the coding sequence ATGCCTCGGGGTCGGAAGAGTAAGCTCCGTGCCCGTGAGAAACGCCGCCAGGCCCGAGATGAACCCGAGGATCTGGTAGGTGCTCAGGCCAAGGTGGGAGTGGGAGAAGAGTTCcccccttcttcccctccttgTTGCAAAGCTATTTCCCAAAGCTCACTTATTGTTTGGTCATGTTGCAATCCACAGGGTCTTCACAGAGCCACAGCTTTTGCAAACACTGAGGCCATCTTCAGAGACCATCTAGCTGAGAAGGTGGTTACACTGGTGTACTACCTGCTGTACAAGTATCGAATGAAAGAGCCCATTACCAAGGCAGATATGCTGACAAATGTAATCCAGATGTATAGGAGTCACTTCCTTGAGATCCTTAAAAGAGCTTCTGAGCACCTGGAGGTGGTCTTTGGCCTTGACCTGAAGGAAGTGGATCCCTTCCGGCACATCTATGTCCTTGTCAACAAACTAGATCTAAGCTATAATTCAAACCTGGGTGATAAAAGAGGGATTCCCAAGACAGGCCTGTTGATGGCTATTCTGGGTGTGATCTTCACTAAGGGCTATTGTGCCACTGAGGAGCAAGTCTGGCAAATAATGAATGTGATGGGGTTATATAAGGGGAGGAAGCACTTCATTTTTGGGGAGCCCAGGAAGCTCATCACCAAAGATTTGGTGCAGGAAGGGTACCTGGAGTACCGCCAGGTGGCCAACAGCAATCCTCCACGCTACGAGTTTCTGTGGGGCCCCAAAGCCCATGCTGAAACCACCAAGATGAAAGTGCTGGAGTTTGTGGCCAAGATCCATTATACAGTCCCCACTGCCTTTCCAGTCTGGTATGCAGAGGCTTTGAGAGATAAGGAAGAGAGAGCCCGAGCCAGAGCTGCAGCCAGAGCTCGTACTGCTGCCCTGGCCAGTGTGCGCTCCGAGGCCATAGCCAGCAGCAACTCCCGCCCCA